Proteins co-encoded in one Stomoxys calcitrans chromosome 5, idStoCalc2.1, whole genome shotgun sequence genomic window:
- the LOC106081051 gene encoding uncharacterized protein LOC106081051, with translation MACCLQDENIFTCCFCCYSFWLCLLEQMYSSIWLFSLGAEFIQLHALGATYLQTPPLYTADNYHQCVVHQRATYCMVYVEIQPDNGSEIWQKIKGNHSSTKFRYRHDQVYRGICAINIKNHSSQTLNISPTNAHSKNPHSDNVHMAKELWKISRRQKSIGLYEQQLHEHINEEMQTKYNLSAKTFVTYCENPKEPLNKEPSYYYAISLLIAIGILNILSTIFDAYFKMQYTKNRSNIEYGYYDVAHKFPDLSFMDGFRSILSFVIVFEHMNLIQFLPLHNPHFLEKSITTSFALSMIHMVACIELFFVMSGLFLYLKFDQNGLITKQSSLKECFKVYGRMMASRYLRYMPSILLLILFSSSILLYLGTVKFLSPLWRHLVEPNVVMCQNKWWSNVFMVSNLKFNNYCWLHTWYIAADFQLYAIFLFILVLSAKYPQWKKYLYTLIGVLGILLPSAISYIKKLDSVVTMSFENYRHMYVKNAETGEHMYISSYANLNAFFVGIICGELYVKYLKHDKYKRLVGDFLKPLPPLGCLCIAFIWYLGSKLILQEASIWTALFAILYKNVVVYIVVTIVILRKMCMGSGFLSLPIFRLVARISYQIYLWHVIVLHIILGSYKQPLNVTGLLMSKVFFATYISSVALALVPAVMVEYPIAEILNVIEIKKRPKNQKTERQKLTYTAFENIGTLHRKIYMNVGK, from the exons ATGGCATGCTGTTTACAAGACGAAAATATATTCacttgttgcttttgttgttacTCATTTTGGCTATGCCTCTTGGAGCAGATGTACAGCTCCATTTGGTTGTTCTCTCTTGGCGCTGAGTTCATTCAATTGCATG CGTTGGGCGCCACTTATCTACAAACACCGCCACTGTATACCGCGGACAATTATCACCAATGTGTTGTACACCAAAGGGCTACCTATTGTATGGTATATGTAGAAATTCAACCCGATAATGGTTCCGAgatatggcaaaaaattaagGGTAACCATAGTTCAACTAAATTTCGCTATCGACATGATCAAGTGTATCGCGGTATATGCGCAATTAACATAAAAAACCATTCGTCTCAAACGTTAAACATATCACCAACAAATGCCCATTCAAAAAATCCTCACAGTGACAACGTGCATATGGCCAAAGAACTCTGGAAAATATCTCGTAGGCAAAAATCCATTGGGCTGTATGAACAACAATTGCATGAGCACATCAATGAGGAAATGCAAACCAAATATAATTTGAGTGCGAAAACTTTTGTAACGTACTGTGAAAATCCCAAGGAACCATTAAACAAAG AGCCTTCATATTACTATGCGATTTCTTTATTGATCGCGATTGGCATTCTTAACATTCTTTCAACTATCTTCGATGCCTACTTTAAAATGCAATACACAAAAAATAGGAGTAACATTGAATATGGGTATTATGACGTAGCTCACAAATTTCCAG ATCTAAGCTTCATGGATGGCTTTCGCAGTATATTGTCATTTGTAATAGTCTTCGAACACATGAACTTGATCCAATTCTTGCCACTGCATAATCCTCACTTTTTGGAGAAGTCCATCACAACTTCGTTTGCGTTGTCCATGATCCATATGGTGGCCTGCAtagaattattttttgttatgagtGGCCTATTCTTGTACCTAAAGTTTGACCAAAATGGCttgataacaaaacaatccagtCTTAAAGAATGCTTCAAAGTTTATGGCCGCATGATGGCATCGAGATATTTAAG atATATGCCCTCCATTCTATTGCTAATACTATTTTCCTCCAGTATTTTGCTATACCTTGGGACAGTTAAGTTTCTCTCACCTTTATGGAGACACCTTGTAGAGCCCAATGTTGTCATGTGTCAAAATAAATGGTGGTCGAATGTCTTTATGGTCTCAAATTTAAAGTTCAATAACTAC TGTTGGTTGCATACCTGGTACATCGCTGCAGACTTTCAGTTATATGCCATTTTTCTATTCATTTTGGTTTTATCGGCAAA atatCCGCAATGGAAAAAATACCTATACACTCTAATAGGAGTTCTTGGCATACTTCTTCCAAGCGCCATaagttatataaaaaaattggactCCGTAGTGACTATGAGTTTTGA AAATTATCGCCACATGTATGTGAAAAACGCCGAAACGGGTGAACACATGTACATTAGTTCATATGCCAATCTTAATGCGTTTTTCGTGGGCATTATCTGCGGCGAATTGTACGTTAAGTACCTGAAGCATGACAAATATAAACGTCTGGTGGGAGACTTCCTTAAACCATTACCTCCATTGGGCTGTCTTTGCATAGCATTCATTTGGTATTTAGGTTCGAAATTAATCCTGCAGGAAGCTTCAATATGGACAGCTTTATTCGCCATactatataaaaatgtagtaGTCTACATAGTGGTCACTATTGTCATATTGAGAAAAATGTGCATGGGCAGTG GGTTCCTTTCCTTGCCTATATTCCGTTTGGTGGCACGGATATCTTATCAAATTTATCTGTGGCATGTCATTGTACTTCATATAATATTGGGATCATATAAGCAACCACTTAATGTAACAGGTCTCCTCATG AGTAAGGTATTTTTCGCCACCTATATTTCATCCGTTGCATTGGCATTAGTTCCGGCTGTCATGGTGGAGTATCCAATAGCCGAGATTCTGAATgttattgaaataaaaa AACGTCCAAAAAATCAGaagacagaaagacagaaacTCACATATACAGCTTTTGAAAATATCGGTACATTACATAGGAAAATCTACATGAACGTGGGCAAATGA